TCTATATATTGTTAATAATTCTGAACAACCCTGCACCAAAAATTGAACCTTAAATTTCACCTCAAGAGACAACCCCATATTGGCCTAACCAATAGAGTAACTTAACTAGTCATAGTAAGATATGATCGATGATCCACTCACTTATAAACACGTTTATTTAAGTAAGTCATGATAGAAAAATCAGCTCAAGAAGAAGTAGTTGTATGATTGATCACTTAATCCATATCGTTTAACACAAATATGTAATTAGTTGAGTTATAAAAACTTGTTAATAAATAGCACTCATACTGAAAACAATATTGATGTATGAGAAGAGAGCATATTTTCATGGTCCGGTGTGTTATGTGAAGTCGTTATCATTTGTAATAATATGAATATAGTGTTTATCTGCTTTTCAATGAACAAAAGTTTTTCATATCCAAACTCAAACAAGAAAGGGCCCCTCTTTTCTCATCTTCACTTGACTTATTATAGCGTAAAGAGCTCAAAGTTTTGTGTAAGTAACATTATTATGTTTAGTATGATCGCTTATTCGTCCTCATGTGTCAGATGATTGCTTTCATGCATTTTTTGTATTTCTTTCTGTTACATATTTACTTTATTAGTACATTTTGTTAATATACTAGTATTTAATTATATgacaacaacaaaaaacatagtgtcatattttttaattaattattttctttttttttaacgacataaATTTATATTACTATAAAGGACGAATTAGCAAGACACTAGTCGCCAAAAGTACAAGGAAAATACAATAATTGCAGTTGCAATCGAGAAAAACAAATCAATATAACTGATTCTAGACTTCCCCGAGTGAAACTTATAAAATGAGTGAGTAAACTCGTGTCATTTATCCAAAAGAGACACGAGAAAAACTTTCAACTAAACGATAGCCAAACCACTTATTTTCATCTTATGAAGGAGGTTTTTAATGGATAAAAAACAACAAGCAGCGAATCCATGTGATAAAAAGAGCAACATCAGTTTTAATTAGTTAGAGGGTGCCCAATGCATTCGTTCTTGGACTCGTTCGGCTTCGAGGGACGAGTGGGACTCATCCCTGATTCTTCCGATGGATTCGTCCGTGTGACTCGTTCCTAGAGGGATGAGAGAAGAGggcttttgttttattttgttttgttttttttttgaaatataacGAATATATTTGAGGTAGAAGACAACCAATTGAAACTTTGAAAAGTTGGCAAAACATGCACCTTAACGGCCATTTTGACCAGAACAGGTTCTAAAAAGTGTCACTTTTAGTCCTTAATTGCTAGTTTTTCAAAATGGCTATATATACACTTCAGTTGAACTATCATATCACACCACTCTTTCATATATGAAGATATATTATACCAAAACACACTTTTGTATACACAAATCATCATGAACAACATGTTTCCTTCAAGTGTACCAACGTACATGATACCGGTTTGTTTCCTAAcgaagacgatgatgatgagCTTATGGGCATCATGGCCTAATGTGTTGATTTGCTTGAAGAAGGTTAATCATCAAGACCATTCATACCCCGTATGCCCGTCGAGAGAGATCGATATGGTGTTGAAAAATGCCTAATGGAAagcttattttaaaaaaaatccaaagtATTCGTTAAAGAGCTTTAGGCGACGATTGCGTATGTTGAGACCTATGTTCATGCACTTTGTGAATGATATAATATCATACCCATCTCGAAATCCAGGTCCTGTGCCCTTTCATTTTCAAAGAATGGAAGACAAGCAGGTTGATGGTCGAGGAAGGGTTGGTTACAGTACAATCCAAAAGTGTGTATGCGCCATATGTCAGTTGGCGTACGGCTACAATCCCGACTCGCTTGACGAGTATCTAGAGATGGGTGAAGAAACAAGTAGATGTTATCTAGACTATTACTGCAAATGTGTGTTTGAACTTTATAGGGATGAATACTTGCACAGACCAACACCAGAGGACATACAACGCTTGTATGCTCGACACGAGGAGCTTCATGGTTTCCCAGGCATGCTTGGTAGCATTGATTGCATGCACTGGCCTTGGAAAAACTATCCCAAGGCATGGCAAGGTCAATTTACGCGTGGTGATCACGGTCATCCAACcatcatgcttgaagcggtAGCTTCGTACAATaggtggatttggcatgcttttttTTGGCACAGCTGGTTCGAACAACGATATAAATATCCTCAACCAGTCACCTTTATTTAGGTGAGTTTCAATTTAGTTAATTGCATATCTATAAATTGTTCATATATTTATGTCTTggaatgtaatttattttaggGAAATCAAAGAAGATCGTGCGCCTGATACTTCGTTCACTGTTAATGGCACCCACTACAAAAAAGGTTACTATCTCGCCAACGACATTTATCTGGAATGGTCGACTTTTGTAAAGTCTTATTCATGCCCTCAAGATGAGAAGTGCAAGAAATTTAAAATGTATCAAGAAAGTGTTGGAAAAGATGTCGAGCGTGCCTTTGGAGGGCTTCAAAATTCATGGCACATTCTAACCCAACCATCAAGATCAAAAATTGTGAATCGGATAACTCAAACAATATACACGTGTGTTATATTGCATAACATAAACGTTGAAGACGCGAGGTATGCCATAAGCTCACTCGAGAAAGGAGACGACAACGATCAAATCGTCTTACCTGAGCGTACTTTCTAGGAAAGGATGACACTTCACCAACGAACAGGCAAGGAGCTTCGAGATCACCATTTGTATCATGCTCTTTGTCATGATCTTACGGAGCATATATGGCGCCTCTCGTGAatgtttgttatttttaatgtggcttttttaaataaagcattgtaatgtttgtttttttatgtgtgttttctttattttaagtattgtaatgtttttttttttatgtgtgttttttttataaataaattgtgtaatgttttatttttaatgaagtgtttttttatttgtgtatgttttagtttgttataaatttgaagggttaaaagtgtaaagtttagGTAAAAgggtagaattaaataattggtgggaCAAAAACTAGTCCTTGAGGGATGAGTGTATTGGGTGTGTTTTGGGGTGAATAGTCCTTGGAGtattttttgctgatgtggtgCTGAGAGACACTAGTCCGTGAGGGATGAGTCTAAGGCATTGGGTAGCCTCTTACTACCATATTAATATTTCAACCCACATTATAAATTTTCATCTCAAGGTTAACTAGAAATCTGTCCGCACATAGCGGCGAAGACGGTATTTTCTACTTTTACCCATGTTCTTGATTTTGGAGTTGGAGATGTATGATCGGCGAGCATTATAATTCCGGTGAATTTTTAAAATCCGACGAGATAGAGAAAtgaaaagagagagaaatatgAAAGAACCACAGGGACCACAAAGGTGAAGAAACCATTTTTCATGTTTGACTATACaatctttttgttatattttaaaagtgtatCAAATGTTCATAATGTCCTTAGTACAAGATGAGAATGGATAATCTTAATCTATCGTGATAAAAATGAACGACTAAGATCGTGTCTTaacttaaaattgaaaaaatcttaacttttttaaaaaagatagtAGAAATGCTTTATGTAATAATGTGAAacattcatttgaaaactaaatattttgtgaaaactaaaaaactgataaaaacacactgtgatctaaatttaacacaatgagtttttataaaacacaatgtgtttttattgtgtaacctaaaatacactgtgttaagttttaaatcatggTGAGAttttgatagcgttgtaaatcggaaaattgttcaaacacactgtgatatgaacttaatacaatgtgttttcgaaaaacatgttaaaaacacattgtattaaattcagatcacattgtgttttggcagttttctagttttcacgaaaattttagtttttaaatgatcaaaaccctatgtataataaatatatccAACGCCTATTACTCTATTAGGTAGTAATTTACTCTTATATTTGCCcttaaaatacatatttatctatgttacttattaaaaaaacatctccttttgaaagttacatggaaaAATGTCTAAAAGGTTTTCTCTTATCTATACAATGTAcgtaatattttcatctaacaCCCCTTTAAATTTTCACATACATTATccttttaacattaatgattaaattacattatcaatcatttatctttcaaACTATTtccattaaccctttaaataaattacttttacactacttccaccaccaacagtcgtatTCACCACCTTTACCACCACATCATCGCCGTCACAATCATTACCACATTGTGTgggtagttaaaataaaaaccatTGTGAATGGCCATAGTAAAAATTTATCGTGCTTTAATTTACTTGTAGAGAAGAGACAAATAAGTAATTTTAAGCCGTTTTACTTAGCTTTCTCCATTATGGCCCCTGATCATATTACCTTTTCCcattattaatatgtatatttctttttatcaagcattttgttataaaatctcatactcatttttttgttttaatattaattCATCGCTTTCATTTAGGCCCATTTGTTTAACTTTGGCCTCTctgtaaaaatcaaatataagtaaaaataaTACTCTATCGTTCCTCTTGAAATAAAAATCAAGACGGAGATTCCCTCGAGTTAAACAAATAAGTATGCACATTTATAATACCTATTTCGTATGTACATTAATAGAACCGTTGTTATGgtgatgtttttatatatatatatatatatatatagggtagagttATATACAAAGTACGTGAGAAGCATTTGTTTCTCTcattttttctcctttttggtatggttttttaatttttattttttgaggttttttttttaaaaattttttttctaacaaaaacccattccaaataaaataacaaaagatttaaaaaaaaaaaatcatatgggttacgtgttgaaaacgtatggatacggtacaTGCTttgcccttatccgttctaaaagGATTGTTATCGGACTCATATGGGAATATTAAGGATTTGTTATGAGGAGATACAAGCAAATGGTGACGGTTGGATACGGTACGAGCGTAACCCTTAACTCTAAGGGCTAAGCCCTTAAAGATGGTTTCTCACAGTTCTCACCATTAttttggttctcacttgatcacttcaccatatatatttacttcactattatatttattataaaacaagtattaaagtaaaacaaataggataaaatcttgacccttaaatcatatttaaattaatgcAAGGAGATtgacgaagcaattgatgcacatttcatgatgcacgatgattttcagttAAGAAAAACcgattgttt
The Erigeron canadensis isolate Cc75 chromosome 2, C_canadensis_v1, whole genome shotgun sequence DNA segment above includes these coding regions:
- the LOC122587559 gene encoding uncharacterized protein LOC122587559, with the protein product MEDKQVDGRGRVGYSTIQKCVCAICQLAYGYNPDSLDEYLEMGEETSRCYLDYYCKCVFELYRDEYLHRPTPEDIQRLYARHEELHGFPGMLGSIDCMHWPWKNYPKAWQGQFTRGDHGHPTIMLEAVASYNREIKEDRAPDTSFTVNGTHYKKGYYLANDIYLEWSTFVKSYSCPQDEKCKKFKMYQESVGKDVERAFGGLQNSWHILTQPSRSKIVNRITQTIYTCVILHNINVEDARYAISSLEKGDDNDQIVLPERTF